The Solibacillus isronensis genome window below encodes:
- a CDS encoding carboxypeptidase M32 encodes MQQTFINYVKKMQNYSEALSVIYWDMRTGAPRKGLEQRAEVIGTLSAELFALQTSDELGKILSELQNGNLDFVTQRLYEEVKKEYDESKKIPAEEFKAYTILKAKSEAAWEKAKEKSDFQIFLPYLKEVIDYQKRFVQYWGIKNGSAYNTLLDKYEPNMTTDKLDVLFGELKATIVPLVKAISESKNKPDTSLLFKRFPKSGQHAASLELLKQLGYDFEAGRLDETVHPFMIGLNSGDIRITTKYDENDFRSAVFGTIHECGHALYEQNIDASLNGLPLSTGASMGIHESQSLFYENIIGRNESFWKHHYAILQKHSPEQFGDVPAEAFLKAINFSEPSLIRIEADELTYPLHIVIRYEIEREIFNGDLQAEDLPRVWNEKYEEYLGIRPQNDAEGVLQDMHWSDGSFGYFPSYALGFMYAAQWKFAMDQDIPNFDELCERGELAPIKDWLTNKVHQFGALKKPNELILEGTGEPLSAKYLADYLLNKYTQLYNL; translated from the coding sequence ATGCAACAAACTTTTATTAATTATGTGAAGAAAATGCAAAACTATTCAGAGGCGCTTTCCGTTATTTATTGGGATATGCGTACAGGGGCTCCCCGAAAAGGGTTGGAGCAACGTGCGGAAGTGATCGGAACATTGTCTGCAGAATTATTTGCTCTCCAAACGAGTGACGAACTGGGGAAAATACTGTCTGAGCTTCAAAATGGAAATTTGGACTTTGTGACACAGCGTCTTTATGAAGAAGTTAAGAAAGAATATGACGAGTCTAAAAAGATACCGGCTGAGGAATTTAAAGCTTACACGATTTTAAAAGCGAAATCGGAAGCAGCATGGGAAAAGGCAAAGGAAAAATCAGATTTCCAGATTTTCTTACCGTACTTAAAAGAAGTAATCGATTATCAGAAACGGTTTGTTCAGTACTGGGGTATTAAAAACGGTTCTGCCTATAATACACTATTGGATAAATATGAACCAAATATGACGACGGATAAGCTTGACGTGTTATTTGGTGAGCTGAAGGCTACAATCGTTCCTTTAGTAAAGGCAATCAGTGAATCTAAAAACAAACCGGACACTTCCCTATTATTTAAACGCTTCCCGAAAAGCGGACAACATGCAGCTTCACTGGAATTGCTGAAGCAGCTTGGCTACGACTTTGAAGCAGGTCGGTTAGATGAGACGGTTCATCCATTCATGATCGGTTTAAACAGCGGAGATATCCGGATTACAACAAAGTATGATGAAAATGATTTCCGTTCCGCTGTTTTTGGTACGATTCATGAATGTGGACATGCTTTATACGAGCAAAATATTGATGCCTCATTAAACGGCCTGCCATTATCTACAGGTGCTTCGATGGGAATTCATGAATCTCAATCTTTATTTTATGAAAACATTATCGGACGAAATGAAAGCTTCTGGAAACATCATTACGCTATTTTACAAAAGCATTCTCCTGAACAATTTGGGGACGTACCGGCAGAAGCATTTTTAAAGGCAATCAATTTCTCAGAGCCTTCGTTAATACGTATTGAGGCAGACGAGCTTACTTATCCGCTTCATATAGTGATCCGCTATGAAATTGAGCGAGAGATTTTCAATGGAGATTTACAGGCGGAAGATTTGCCGCGCGTTTGGAATGAAAAATACGAAGAATATTTAGGGATACGTCCGCAAAATGATGCAGAAGGTGTACTGCAGGATATGCACTGGAGTGACGGCAGCTTTGGCTACTTCCCAAGCTATGCGCTAGGTTTCATGTATGCTGCGCAATGGAAATTTGCAATGGATCAGGACATTCCGAACTTCGATGAGCTTTGCGAACGGGGAGAATTAGCACCTATTAAAGATTGGCTAACGAATAAAGTCCATCAATTCGGTGCATTGAAGAAACCGAATGAGTTAATATTGGAAGGTACCGGAGAACCGCTTTCCGCAAAGTATTTGGCTGACTACTTACTGAA